The Fodinibius salicampi DNA window AAGCCGGCAATAAAGCTATAAAAGAAATTGTCGTACTCGTTGGTACAGGTCCCAATACGGCACTGGCTGTAAAACGCGGTCGGCAGCTATCTTCGAACAATAAGGATACTACACTGACCTTACTGACGGTGCAATCTCCACAAACAGAAGGAGCCGTTGATCCTGAAAAAGAAGGAAAAGGACTTGTTACTTCGGTTGCTCATGAAGTTGGATTAGATTCCGAAAACTATTCCGCTGAAGTTGTGGTGTCTGATGATGTCCGAGAATCACTCCTACAGGCAGTGAAAAGTTACGATACAATATGCATTGGAGCTACTCGAAGTACAGCCGTTCGCCAAGCTCTCTTTGGCTCAATTCCCGAAGAGATCGGAGAAAAAGCTGAAGGAACTGTAATCATCACGCGGGGGCGAGAATACAAACCGCGGTCAGTAACCGAAGGTATTATCGAACGTTTATCGCGCTAGCGCGGAGTTAACCCGGAGATCTCTTTGGCTGTTTTAAGCGTCCACGCTTGATAACAATATAATTATGCTAAGCGTGGGTGGACACCTGCTATGCCGAAGCTCTTTGAGACGGATTGCTGATCGACCTTCTGATTGGCTCCGCGCAGGCAGGTTTAGCATAGCTGGATTTTTCTATACAGCGTTTTATTTCTTAGATGAAGACTTCAATATCAAACTCACGTTAAAATGAGGGCTAATTTGTATCCAGTAACTTATCTACATCGTCCTTATTTCCTACCAATAAAAAGCGATCTCCTTCTTTGATTTCCGTTGTTCCATCCAGAACTCCAATAGGCCGATACCGTTCGGCAAGGCCAATTTTTTGATCTTCCTTACTTAGTCGTTTAATAGTAATCAAATTGAGCTGATATCGTTTCCTGATGTCGAGTTCTCCTAAGGTATATCCCACCATTGATTCGGGAGCATCCACTTCAAACACTGCCATCCCTTCTCCGAGATCAAAAACATCGGACATGCCCCGGCGGACCAGCGAAACGCCCATACGCTCGGCTACCTGTCGTTCCGGATGGATGACATCCGTAATACCAATTTGTTTAAGAATCTGTTCCTGGGTATAAGAACCAGCCCGGCCGTACACTTCTGCAACGCCCGCATTAAGTAAATGCATTGCAATTAATACCACGGGTTCAAAAGCCTCACCAATTGAAATAATAGCTACATCTACGTTCGTAATTCCATGTTCTTCCAACAGATCAGCATCAGTACCATCAAAACAAATGGCATCAGAAACATAATCTTTGACCTGCTCAATGTGTTCCATGTTATTGTCGATGGCAATGACATACGCCCCCTCTTCAGACAACTTTTTCGCCAAGGCTTTTCCAAAAGCGCCGATCCCAATAATAGCGAACTGCAGTTCGGTTCTTCGTTTCATCTTACTAGATATTAATAGTTAATATTACGATACCATAATACTTTCTTCCGGATATCGGTATTTTCGGTTGTCGGATCTGGTGGCAAAAGCAACCATAAAGGTCAAAATTCCTACTCTTCCCACGAACATCGATACAATAATAATAGCTTTGCCCCACGAAGTCAGGTCTCCCGTAATTCCCCGGGATAACCCGACCGTAGCAAAAGCTGAAACTTCCTCGAACAGCAAATCTAAAAATGCGTGATCTTCAACAATAGCAAGTAAAATCGTACTGATACTGATACAGGATACGGCCAAAAGAATCACGGTCATTGCCCGAAAAATGATAGAGTTGGGAATGGTACGCTTAAACAATTCCATGCGACCGTGTCCGCGGATAGTCATCGTCATAGATCGTACCAATACGGCAAATGTGGTAGTTTTTATACCGCCTGCTGTGGAGGCAGGGGAACCCCCGATCAACATTAAAATTAACATCCCCAGAATCACAGGAATACCCATCGCGCCGGTATCAACCGTATTAAAGCCCGCCGTTCGAGTGGTAATACTTTGAAAAAGTGATAATAAAAATTTATCAATGGTAGAATGACCGGCAAGGGTATTATTCCATTCTAGAATGAGTATCAATACGGTGCCGCTTACAATTAAAATGGCTGTGGTAACCAACACTAAACGAGTATGGATGGATAGTCGGCGGCGCCAGATTTTTTGTTCTGTCTTTCGCTGGATAACTTCCCAGATGACGGTAAATCCAAGTCCACCCAACACAATAAGCAGCATGGTAGTTATATTGATCCCCCAGTTTGTTGCATTACGGGCGTCGGCCAGGCTGTTGGTAAAGAGCGAAAAACCGGCATTACAAAAGGCGGAAATAGCATGGAAAACGGAAAAAAGGAACCGCTGCCCCTGTGAAGAAAACTCCATATTCCAGCTCAGATAGTATGCAACTACAGCAATAGCTTCTACCAGAAAGGTAAATCCAATCACTTTTTTTAACGTGGCTGTAACCAAGCTTGTATTTTTCTCAGCCACCATATCTTTGATGGTATTCATTTGTCCCACGCCAAGCCCCCCGCTGATAAACAGAAACAGAAAAGTGGCGAAGGTAATGATTCCAATCCCTCCGAGCTGTATTAGGGTCATAATGACGAGCTCCCCAAATAGAGTAAAATGGGTAGCGGTATCTACAACAATGAGACCGGTAACACAGACAGCGCTAGTTGATGTAAACAGGGCATCAATAAACACCAGGCCTTCACCATTCTGGGTAGCACCAGGCAGCATCAACAGAAGAGTACCTCCAGCAATAAGGGAAAGAAAACTATATACCAGAAATCGAGCTGTATTTCTCTGGTCCTCAAGCAGCTCCGGCAGATACTGTATAAATTTGATAACAACAATAAACAGGAGGTATCCCTTTAGAAACTGAAGGAAAAAAACTTCGGGTTCCTCCACCATAAAGAATAATGGCTCAATGATGTTAATCGACGGGACCCATAAATCGAGAAGAATAAATACCGAAAAAACGGTAAGCACTCCTTCAAACCAGCGTTTTTTCAAGTAACTCTGGCGATCGCTGGTCAGTACAAACCTTACTAGAAAACCCGCTGCAAACCCAATAAGCAAAAAAACTTCTATTTGATAGTTTATCTGCTCCAACTCAGGTGTTAATTCAAATCCCACCGGGATGAGGATACTGGTAACGACCAAAAGAGTTAGCAAAATTGTAAATGCTCGTAGATAGGGATGAGCAATCTTATCTATCTCATAAATGTCATCCTGTACATAGTGGAAGAAAAGATTGGCTCTTTTCTTAAAATCACGCCACTGCCTCAGGAACCGAAACCATTTTTGTTTCCAATGCCTAGGTATTTTCATAGAAAGCGAAGATAGGAATAATTACAAAATCTTAAAGCGAATTGATACTCTTTTTCATGAAGCACAATAAATAAGTATCTCATTCTATTGATGACTTCTCTTGTAAAACGCGTCCCACGCTTAAGAAAGAAACTCCCTGCTGATTTGAAGTACTGATATTTACCGCCTCAATTACGGGAGGTATTATGGGTTCTTCAGATTCCCAACTGACCAGAAAATTTGCCCCTACCCCTCCCCGTAAATCACGCTCTTCAATTACATAAGATGTTGAAGCCAATGGGTCTATCTTTACTTCTGAATCAATATATTGTTGAACAAGATTTCCCCTGGAATCGTAATAATCTACTCTCGAAATAGTAAAAGTGCGATATGGATCGGCATTGCGGATACTCAGCGTAGTTGTCAAATTAAATGTCTTTTCTCGGTCACGCTGATAGATATGTGAATAAACCGGCACATAAATTAACTGTCCAATACTGCTGGAAGTACGGTTGAATGAATCAGCCTGTTCAATCAAAACCGAGTCAGCCACTGTATCTTTTGCCCTTGACTCCTCATCAGAAGAGGATTCCTGTTGCTCACTGCAGCCTATAATAGTCAGTGTTATTAATAATATAGCAGTATAAAAGCATTTCATAGGCTCATAATTATCTTATGTGTAACAGAAGGAAAAACTAATATAATCAATATACAGTACTGATTAATGCTTTCTTAATGATGCAAGAGAAGAGGAATACGTTTATCAATAACTGAGTTAATGAATCATAAAAACCTTGATTCTCAAACAATATTAGATAACTGATCCTACAATTAAATCCAATGTGAATGAATCAGTTAAACCATGCGTTGAATTAATTCAGAATTAAGCAAAAAAGTATTATACCTATGGATTTCACAAACCGACATATTGTTGTAACCGGGGGCACCGGGGCGTTAGGATCTGCTGTTGTCGAATTGCTGATTAATGCAGGAGCCAAATGTAGTGTTCCCTGTTTTGACTCCAAAGAGCTAGAGTCCTTTTTGCAAAAAGATGAACAGGGAGTCTATATAAAAACACCGGTCAACCTGACAGATGAAAAACAGTGCCAGTCTTTCTTTGATCTGGCGGTATCAGCGCAAGGCGACCTTTGGGGGTCTATCCATATTGCCGGCGGTTTCGGCATGGGAAACATAGAAGATACATCCAAGGCCGACTTTATGAAGCAAATTAACCTTAACCTGGTTACCTGCTATAATAGCTGTCGCGCTGCAGTACAGCACTTTAAAACACAAGGCAACGGCGGACGTATTGTCAACATTGCCGCGCGACCTGCTTTGGAACCCCGGCAAGGAGCTGGCATGACGGCCTACACCACTGCTAAAGCTGGCGTTGCAGCCCTTACCCAATCACTCGCTGCGGAGGTTATTGAAGATAATATCCTGGTAAATGCCATTGCGCCTTCGACCATCGACACACCCCAAAATCGTGATAGCATGCCTAACGCCGATTTTGAGAAATGGCCCAAACCCAAACAACTGGCTAAGCAAATTGCCTATCTGGTTTCATCCGATAATGAGGTCACCCGCGGCGATATCGCTACTGTATATGGTGAAAGCTAATTCAAGAAGGCCCAAATAAACATGATTAGCGCTAATCATTCTATTTAGGAGGAACTATTTGGAATACCAATCGACTACATAGAGAATAACTATTTTGATATAATATAGTTTAACATTAAACTAATTGAAGGAATTAAAACAGTTGAACAATACACGTGCAAGAATTAGTTATGAATAACCTCTCTGATCTTTTCAGGTCTAAAAGCATTAGAAAAAGAATTGTTATACAGCAAACTGTGAGGTCTCATTTTCCTTATAATTCTTCTACGCGTAAAAACATTATTAACAACTATGAGCAAGCAACAACCACTTTTAAAGTCATATAATCTTTCAGGGATCGAACTTTCAAATCGCGTGGTCATGGCCCCCATGACCCGAAGCCGGGCCAGTGAGGGCAATGTCCCGACTGACCTGATGGCCAAATATTATAAACAGCGAGCTTCGGCCGGACTTATTATTACGGAAGGCACCCAGATTTCCCAACAGGGCGTAGGCTATCCATGGACACCCGGAATTCACACGGATGGACAAATAGAAGGCTGGAAAAAAATAACAAAGGCCGTCCATGAGGAAGGCGGACATATTTTTGCACAAATCTGGCATGTGGGATCCGTTTCCCATCCAATTTACCACAATGGAGATAAACCCGTAGCCCCCTCTGCCGTTAAACCCGAAGGTGAGACTTTTACAGCCAAAGGGATGAAGGAATTTGTAAAGCCGCGCGCCCTTGATATAAATGAAATCCCTGGTATTGTTGAAGATTATGCCAATGCAGCCCGTAATGCAGTGGAAGCCGGATTCGACGGCGTGGAAATCCACGGGGCTAACGGATACCTGATCGATCAGTTTATTAAGGACGGCACCAACAAACGGGACGATCAATATGGGGGAAGCATCGCAAACCGCAGTCGTTTTGCGCTCGAAGTAGTCGAGGCTGTTTCCAATGCCGTTGGTGCAGAAAAAACCGGAATTCGCTTTTCTCCTGTGGGAAATAACTATGGAATCAGCGATTCTAATCCAAAAGAGGTTTTTAATTACCTGTTAAAACAGCTCAATAATTTTGATTTGGCCTACGTGCACCTGATGGAACCGATGGGAGACATCAGTGACTTGCCGAACTATCCCCAAAAAGTAACAGAATTTTTCCGTCCGTTCTATAACGGCACACTGATTACAAACGCAGGTTTTGATCAGAAGAGTGGCAATAAAGCTATTGAAAACGGCACGGCCGATTTGGTTGCGTATGGACAACTTTTCCTGGCCAATCCGGATCTGCCGGAACGCTTTGCGGCCCATGCCGGACTCAATGAACCCGATCCGGATACCTTCTACGGCGGTGATGAAAAAGGGTATACCGACTACCCGTTTATGGATGAATCCGAAAAGGTAGCCGCTGAGTAAAATATAAATGGCAATTGTTGTCCCGGGTACCGGTACCGGATGCGCCTTCTTATATGTTTAAATAACTATATTTGGAGTAAGATTTTTATTGCGCATCCGGTATCTTATTATTTTGATAACCTAATCGCAGAAAATAGAATTTAATCTTTGATATGACGCACGCCAACGGCATCCATCATATAACGGCCGTCGCAGGAGATCCCAAAGTAAATTATAAATTTTATTCCCAAGTGCTGGGACTTCGCCTTGTTAAAAAAACCGTTAATTTCGATGATCCATCGGTTTATCACCTCTACTATGGCAATGAGTCCGGCAAACCGGGTACCATCCTTACTTTTTTTCCATGGCAACATCTGCAGCAGGGCAAACCAGATCGCGGACAGGTAGTAGCCATAGGGTTCTCGGTACCTACTTCTTCCAAAGAATTTTGGGTCAATCATCTGGAGGAACAGAACATCGACTTTGAAGCTCCCTTCACCCGCTTCGGTAAAGAGATCATCGGTATACAGGATCCGCATGGCCTGCACCTGGAACTCGTAATGGACCCCACAGCGGATAACGCAGAAGGATGGGAAGAGGGCCCCTTGCCGAAAACACATACTATCCGTGGACTCCATGGCGCCACTCTTGCCGAAAAAGATTATGAGGGGACAGGGCGGCTGCTTGAAGAGAATCTGGGTTTCGAGCTCACAGGTCAGCAAGACGACCGCTTTCTTTATGAAACAGACTCAGATTTTGGTTCAGTAATTGAAATTATTGACCAATTCGGTCCCGATGGAAACCCCGGTAAAGGTACAGTTCACCACATTGCCTTCCGTGCAGAAGACGAAAAACATCAGCAGTTGCTGAGTAAAAAGCTGCACAACAAAGGATATTATTTAACCGAAGTAAAGGATCGACAGTACTTTAAGTCGGTTTATTTCCATGAGCCGGGAGGCATCCTTTTTGAAATCGCTACGGACCCGCCGGGCTTTAGCCGCGATGAGGAACCTGATCAACTGGGCCAGGAACTTAAACTTCCACCCTGGCTGGAAAAGCACCGGCTCAATATAGAACGTGAACTTCCAGACTTAACATAGAGGCTAACATATGTCAAAACACAGAGGACTCCATCATATATCGGTCATTGCCAGCGATCCCCAGGATAACTACGATTTCTATGTTAAAAAGCTGGGTATGCGCATGGTCAAAAAAACCGTTAACCAGGATGACCCTACTAAATACCACCTGTTTTATGCCAACGCGGAAGGCAGTCCCGGCTCAAGCCTAACCTTCTTTCCGTGGCCAAACGCCCGAAAAGGACAGTCTGGATCCGGAGAGGCTACCGCCGTTTCCCTAGCTGTACCGGAATCATCCCTCGACTATTGGAAGCAACGATTAACTGATCAAAACATTACCTACAGTGGACCCCATCAGCGATTTGGCAAAAAGCTGCTTTCGTTTGAAGATCCCGA harbors:
- a CDS encoding alkene reductase; amino-acid sequence: MSKQQPLLKSYNLSGIELSNRVVMAPMTRSRASEGNVPTDLMAKYYKQRASAGLIITEGTQISQQGVGYPWTPGIHTDGQIEGWKKITKAVHEEGGHIFAQIWHVGSVSHPIYHNGDKPVAPSAVKPEGETFTAKGMKEFVKPRALDINEIPGIVEDYANAARNAVEAGFDGVEIHGANGYLIDQFIKDGTNKRDDQYGGSIANRSRFALEVVEAVSNAVGAEKTGIRFSPVGNNYGISDSNPKEVFNYLLKQLNNFDLAYVHLMEPMGDISDLPNYPQKVTEFFRPFYNGTLITNAGFDQKSGNKAIENGTADLVAYGQLFLANPDLPERFAAHAGLNEPDPDTFYGGDEKGYTDYPFMDESEKVAAE
- a CDS encoding TrkH family potassium uptake protein, whose product is MKIPRHWKQKWFRFLRQWRDFKKRANLFFHYVQDDIYEIDKIAHPYLRAFTILLTLLVVTSILIPVGFELTPELEQINYQIEVFLLIGFAAGFLVRFVLTSDRQSYLKKRWFEGVLTVFSVFILLDLWVPSINIIEPLFFMVEEPEVFFLQFLKGYLLFIVVIKFIQYLPELLEDQRNTARFLVYSFLSLIAGGTLLLMLPGATQNGEGLVFIDALFTSTSAVCVTGLIVVDTATHFTLFGELVIMTLIQLGGIGIITFATFLFLFISGGLGVGQMNTIKDMVAEKNTSLVTATLKKVIGFTFLVEAIAVVAYYLSWNMEFSSQGQRFLFSVFHAISAFCNAGFSLFTNSLADARNATNWGINITTMLLIVLGGLGFTVIWEVIQRKTEQKIWRRRLSIHTRLVLVTTAILIVSGTVLILILEWNNTLAGHSTIDKFLLSLFQSITTRTAGFNTVDTGAMGIPVILGMLILMLIGGSPASTAGGIKTTTFAVLVRSMTMTIRGHGRMELFKRTIPNSIIFRAMTVILLAVSCISISTILLAIVEDHAFLDLLFEEVSAFATVGLSRGITGDLTSWGKAIIIVSMFVGRVGILTFMVAFATRSDNRKYRYPEESIMVS
- a CDS encoding SDR family NAD(P)-dependent oxidoreductase; this translates as MDFTNRHIVVTGGTGALGSAVVELLINAGAKCSVPCFDSKELESFLQKDEQGVYIKTPVNLTDEKQCQSFFDLAVSAQGDLWGSIHIAGGFGMGNIEDTSKADFMKQINLNLVTCYNSCRAAVQHFKTQGNGGRIVNIAARPALEPRQGAGMTAYTTAKAGVAALTQSLAAEVIEDNILVNAIAPSTIDTPQNRDSMPNADFEKWPKPKQLAKQIAYLVSSDNEVTRGDIATVYGES
- a CDS encoding potassium channel family protein, with translation MKRRTELQFAIIGIGAFGKALAKKLSEEGAYVIAIDNNMEHIEQVKDYVSDAICFDGTDADLLEEHGITNVDVAIISIGEAFEPVVLIAMHLLNAGVAEVYGRAGSYTQEQILKQIGITDVIHPERQVAERMGVSLVRRGMSDVFDLGEGMAVFEVDAPESMVGYTLGELDIRKRYQLNLITIKRLSKEDQKIGLAERYRPIGVLDGTTEIKEGDRFLLVGNKDDVDKLLDTN
- a CDS encoding DUF3124 domain-containing protein, whose protein sequence is MKCFYTAILLITLTIIGCSEQQESSSDEESRAKDTVADSVLIEQADSFNRTSSSIGQLIYVPVYSHIYQRDREKTFNLTTTLSIRNADPYRTFTISRVDYYDSRGNLVQQYIDSEVKIDPLASTSYVIEERDLRGGVGANFLVSWESEEPIIPPVIEAVNISTSNQQGVSFLSVGRVLQEKSSIE
- a CDS encoding ring-cleaving dioxygenase, producing MTHANGIHHITAVAGDPKVNYKFYSQVLGLRLVKKTVNFDDPSVYHLYYGNESGKPGTILTFFPWQHLQQGKPDRGQVVAIGFSVPTSSKEFWVNHLEEQNIDFEAPFTRFGKEIIGIQDPHGLHLELVMDPTADNAEGWEEGPLPKTHTIRGLHGATLAEKDYEGTGRLLEENLGFELTGQQDDRFLYETDSDFGSVIEIIDQFGPDGNPGKGTVHHIAFRAEDEKHQQLLSKKLHNKGYYLTEVKDRQYFKSVYFHEPGGILFEIATDPPGFSRDEEPDQLGQELKLPPWLEKHRLNIERELPDLT